A section of the Falco biarmicus isolate bFalBia1 chromosome 3, bFalBia1.pri, whole genome shotgun sequence genome encodes:
- the CDYL gene encoding chromodomain Y-like protein isoform X3, which translates to MGYSSDISTSTFMEALAANGTTNIQTSVTGVTASKRRFIDDRRDQPFDKRLRFSVRQTESAYRYRDIVVRKQDGFTHILLSTKSSENNSLNPEVMKEVQSALNTAAADDSKLVLFSAVGSIFCCGLDFIYFIRRLTDDRKKESTKMAEAIRNFVNTFIQFKKPIIVAVNGPAIGLGASILPLCDVVWANEKAWFQTPYTTFGQSPDGCSSLTFPRIMGLASANEMLFSGRKLTAQEACAKGLVSQVFWPGTFTQEVMVRIKELVTCNSVVLEESKALVRNIMKVDLEQANEKECEVLKKIWGSAQGMDSMLKYLQKKIDEF; encoded by the exons ATGGGATATTCCAGTGATATAA GTACATCCACCTTTATGGAAGCATTAGCAGCCAATGGTACAACCAACATACAGACATCTGTAACAGGAGTGACAGCCAGCAAACGAAGGTTTATTGATGACAGGAGAGATCAACCTTTTGATAAAAGGCTACGTTTCAGTGTGAGACAAACGGAGAGTGCGTACCGGTACAGAGACATTGTTGTCAGAAAACAAGATGGATTCACACACATTTTGCTATCAACAAAAtcatctgaaaataattcaCTAAATCCAGAG gtaATGAAGGAAGTCCAAAGTGCACTgaacacagcagctgcagatgacagTAAACTTGTGCTTTTCAGTGCAGTTGGTagcattttctgctgtggtcttgattttatttattttatacgACGTTTAACAGATgatagaaaaaaggaaagcactAAGATGGCAGAAGCTATTAG gaATTTTGTGAATACTTTTATTCAGTTTAAGAAGCCTATCATTGTAGCAGTAAATGGCCCAGCCATTGGACTTGGAGCATCTATATTGCCTCTGTGTGATGTGGTTTGGGCTAACGAGAAGGCTTGGTTTCAGACACCATACACTACTTTTGGACAAAGTCCAGATGGATGTTCATCCCTTACATTCCCTCGGATAATGGGCCTGGCTTCT GCCAATGAAATGTTGTTCAGTGGAAGGAAGTTGACTGCGCAGGAGGCTTGTGCCAAAGGACTCGTGTCTCAAGTGTTTTGGCCAGGAACATTCACACAAGAAGTAATGGTTCGAATTAAGGAACTTGTCACATGTAATTCAGTT GTACTTGAAGAATCCAAAGCTTTAGTACGTAATATCATGAAGGTGGACTTGgaacaagcaaatgaaaaggagtgtgaagttttgaagaaaatctgGGGCTCAGCACAAGGGATGGACTCAATGTTAAAATATCTGCAGAAGAAGATTGATGAGTTCTGA
- the CDYL gene encoding chromodomain Y-like protein isoform X4: MEALAANGTTNIQTSVTGVTASKRRFIDDRRDQPFDKRLRFSVRQTESAYRYRDIVVRKQDGFTHILLSTKSSENNSLNPEVMKEVQSALNTAAADDSKLVLFSAVGSIFCCGLDFIYFIRRLTDDRKKESTKMAEAIRNFVNTFIQFKKPIIVAVNGPAIGLGASILPLCDVVWANEKAWFQTPYTTFGQSPDGCSSLTFPRIMGLASANEMLFSGRKLTAQEACAKGLVSQVFWPGTFTQEVMVRIKELVTCNSVVLEESKALVRNIMKVDLEQANEKECEVLKKIWGSAQGMDSMLKYLQKKIDEF, from the exons ATGGAAGCATTAGCAGCCAATGGTACAACCAACATACAGACATCTGTAACAGGAGTGACAGCCAGCAAACGAAGGTTTATTGATGACAGGAGAGATCAACCTTTTGATAAAAGGCTACGTTTCAGTGTGAGACAAACGGAGAGTGCGTACCGGTACAGAGACATTGTTGTCAGAAAACAAGATGGATTCACACACATTTTGCTATCAACAAAAtcatctgaaaataattcaCTAAATCCAGAG gtaATGAAGGAAGTCCAAAGTGCACTgaacacagcagctgcagatgacagTAAACTTGTGCTTTTCAGTGCAGTTGGTagcattttctgctgtggtcttgattttatttattttatacgACGTTTAACAGATgatagaaaaaaggaaagcactAAGATGGCAGAAGCTATTAG gaATTTTGTGAATACTTTTATTCAGTTTAAGAAGCCTATCATTGTAGCAGTAAATGGCCCAGCCATTGGACTTGGAGCATCTATATTGCCTCTGTGTGATGTGGTTTGGGCTAACGAGAAGGCTTGGTTTCAGACACCATACACTACTTTTGGACAAAGTCCAGATGGATGTTCATCCCTTACATTCCCTCGGATAATGGGCCTGGCTTCT GCCAATGAAATGTTGTTCAGTGGAAGGAAGTTGACTGCGCAGGAGGCTTGTGCCAAAGGACTCGTGTCTCAAGTGTTTTGGCCAGGAACATTCACACAAGAAGTAATGGTTCGAATTAAGGAACTTGTCACATGTAATTCAGTT GTACTTGAAGAATCCAAAGCTTTAGTACGTAATATCATGAAGGTGGACTTGgaacaagcaaatgaaaaggagtgtgaagttttgaagaaaatctgGGGCTCAGCACAAGGGATGGACTCAATGTTAAAATATCTGCAGAAGAAGATTGATGAGTTCTGA